In Gimesia benthica, a single window of DNA contains:
- a CDS encoding flagellar basal body P-ring protein FlgI: MRYLKFSVLSGIALFAVGMFFLSQTIQGFLGSDDSAEQVASELELEATLSEPAPFPDLNLDFPAGELPDIDSDKQAVAPPAPLATAQAKAAPTEDQLPGASESNQEIFPGLNILMLTQTTREQRTRLLEELLKLDADLVQQVVQNSNSQKPAQAHIKTVQQVAMTGPATTNAVSAAFAQPGQQTPPMDSAVLIQKDTPTQIIASYRGVTLKTQGKPLQSGRLHQKIQVVPQHANLLFSSTVLSQNLVALDLPAELPPPETSAATPVIKLGQMGEFQPAEIIKLTGAGLVVGLNGTGDQNIPPEAIRALKSSIAAMKINLQDIKSPLQAGNIANVSITVYIPSQGVQPGQEVECYVNANQPEVNLTGGYLLPTAVAVEGSNQKKVDALIVGPVRTDRSRNQAQGLIENGAQIRSAIAPRLVTGQGIPHLKFFLNASLYDPQTGRLVVQQINRFLAANMVNTSKAMLQSSGLVMISLPDANPNYAQQLATQLLNVEIPQQSPNSADQRPEVIIDTGSARIETRGTVLLQPARLQFPDLMLEISRDSRGGATRLDDLLALCQQLQLPRQQQVSLVRTLQQQAKIQANYHEQ; encoded by the coding sequence ATGCGCTATTTAAAATTCTCCGTACTCTCAGGAATCGCACTGTTCGCAGTCGGTATGTTTTTCCTTTCACAGACCATTCAGGGTTTCCTGGGTTCTGATGACTCGGCGGAACAGGTCGCCAGTGAATTGGAACTGGAAGCAACGCTCTCCGAACCAGCGCCCTTCCCTGACCTGAACCTCGATTTTCCAGCCGGCGAACTCCCCGACATAGACAGCGACAAACAAGCTGTCGCCCCACCTGCGCCTCTCGCAACAGCTCAGGCGAAAGCAGCGCCGACCGAGGACCAACTCCCCGGAGCCTCGGAGTCGAACCAGGAAATCTTCCCCGGCCTGAATATTCTGATGCTGACCCAGACCACACGAGAACAGCGCACCCGGCTACTTGAAGAACTCTTGAAGCTCGACGCCGATCTGGTCCAGCAGGTCGTCCAGAATAGTAATTCCCAGAAACCGGCGCAGGCCCATATCAAGACTGTCCAGCAGGTCGCGATGACAGGCCCTGCCACCACCAATGCCGTCTCTGCTGCCTTTGCGCAACCGGGGCAACAGACGCCACCAATGGATTCCGCAGTACTCATTCAAAAAGACACTCCCACACAGATCATTGCCAGCTATCGTGGCGTCACTCTGAAAACCCAGGGAAAACCACTCCAGAGCGGCAGACTCCATCAGAAAATTCAGGTCGTCCCGCAACATGCAAATCTGCTGTTCTCCTCAACCGTCTTAAGTCAAAACCTGGTTGCCCTGGACTTGCCGGCTGAACTTCCCCCTCCCGAAACCAGCGCCGCCACACCAGTAATCAAACTGGGCCAGATGGGAGAATTCCAGCCAGCAGAAATCATTAAGCTCACAGGCGCCGGACTCGTGGTCGGATTGAATGGAACCGGCGATCAGAACATTCCCCCCGAAGCCATCCGGGCTTTAAAATCATCGATTGCTGCGATGAAGATTAACCTGCAGGATATTAAATCCCCCCTGCAGGCTGGCAATATCGCCAATGTCTCCATCACGGTTTACATCCCCAGCCAGGGCGTCCAGCCCGGACAAGAGGTGGAATGTTATGTCAACGCGAACCAGCCGGAAGTCAATTTAACCGGCGGCTACCTGCTGCCGACAGCGGTCGCCGTAGAGGGTTCAAATCAGAAAAAGGTCGATGCGCTGATTGTCGGTCCGGTCCGTACCGATCGCAGCCGGAACCAGGCACAGGGATTAATTGAAAATGGAGCCCAGATCCGTTCAGCCATCGCTCCCCGTCTGGTTACCGGACAGGGCATTCCGCATCTGAAATTCTTCCTGAATGCTTCGCTGTATGATCCCCAGACCGGTCGGCTGGTTGTGCAACAGATCAATCGCTTCCTGGCTGCCAATATGGTCAATACCTCGAAAGCCATGCTGCAGTCCTCCGGACTCGTCATGATCTCACTGCCTGATGCGAATCCCAACTATGCTCAGCAGCTGGCAACACAGTTGTTGAATGTCGAGATCCCCCAGCAGTCCCCCAACAGTGCTGACCAGCGGCCGGAAGTCATCATTGATACGGGATCAGCTCGTATCGAAACACGCGGTACGGTCCTCCTGCAACCGGCACGACTTCAGTTTCCGGACCTGATGCTGGAGATTTCTCGGGACTCCCGAGGCGGCGCCACTCGTCTGGATGATCTACTGGCACTCTGTCAACAGTTACAGCTACCACGTCAGCAACAGGTATCCCTGGTGAGAACACTTCAGCAACAGGCAAAAATCCAGGCGAACTATCACGAGCAATAA
- a CDS encoding sterol desaturase family protein gives MLANFSASELLSLFYFSTPIVLLALLWSWESWAAFKPFRGESRYRHAFYNLSLAVLNSLLLGLLFGSIVEATSAWTLQHQWGLLHQVPLSLFWQTLCAILLLDAWMFCWHWMNHRIPVLWRFHRMHHSDPDMDVSTATRFHWGELGISTLLRLLLIPLLGLQSWQLVLYGILVFLSTQLHHANISLGRADRFYRWLFVSPDMHKIHHSRLPQETNSNYSTIFSLWDRLARTYRMRLDLKTIDFGLPHYDAPQWQTLLGMWKTPFSRPPVLPGEQDQQAKAID, from the coding sequence ATGCTTGCCAACTTCTCAGCGTCCGAACTACTCTCCCTGTTCTATTTCAGCACCCCGATTGTGCTGCTGGCATTGCTCTGGAGCTGGGAAAGCTGGGCTGCCTTCAAACCATTCCGGGGAGAGAGCCGTTATCGGCACGCCTTTTACAACCTCTCCCTGGCAGTATTGAATTCCCTGCTGCTCGGACTGCTGTTTGGCTCGATCGTAGAGGCAACCTCCGCCTGGACGCTGCAGCATCAATGGGGGCTGCTGCACCAGGTGCCACTCTCTCTATTCTGGCAGACCTTGTGCGCCATTCTGCTCCTGGATGCCTGGATGTTCTGCTGGCACTGGATGAACCACCGCATCCCGGTTCTCTGGCGGTTTCATCGCATGCACCACAGCGATCCTGACATGGACGTCTCCACTGCCACCCGCTTCCACTGGGGTGAACTGGGAATTTCCACTCTCCTGCGTCTGCTGTTGATTCCACTGCTGGGCCTGCAATCCTGGCAACTCGTTCTATATGGCATTCTGGTTTTCCTCTCCACGCAACTGCATCATGCAAACATCTCGCTGGGTCGGGCAGACCGTTTCTACCGCTGGCTGTTTGTCTCTCCGGACATGCACAAAATTCATCACTCGCGACTGCCGCAGGAAACAAACTCGAATTATTCCACGATCTTCTCCCTCTGGGATCGACTGGCCCGCACCTACCGCATGCGTCTGGACCTGAAGACCATCGACTTCGGCTTACCCCACTATGATGCGCCCCAGTGGCAGACTCTGCTCGGCATGTGGAAGACACCTTTCAGCAGACCGCCGGTTCTGCCCGGCGAACAGGATCAGCAGGCAAAAGCGATTGACTGA
- a CDS encoding DEAD/DEAH box helicase has product MKTFKEIELIAPVQRALVEENYETPTPIQAQTIPSALEGHDILGCAQTGTGKTAALALPILNHLGKENRKAKPYRPQALVLAPTRELAIQIGDSFAAYGRHLKLRHLLIYGGVSQKNQVKGLSRGAHIVVATPGRLLDLMNQGEIHLDQLELFVLDEADRMLDMGFLPDLKKIISQLPEKRQSLFFSATLAPKIKELAQRLLKNPVSVNVTPQKTSVKKIQQQLIYVERNGKQSLLQNILADSAVDRALVFMRTKRTANMLSKRLTQIGIRSSAIHGNKSQSARQQALEAFRSRKIQVLVATDVAARGIDIEGITHVINFDLPVEPEAYVHRIGRTGRAGAEGIAISFCSDNERGELRAIEKLIGHKVPVSKEHRAPRAQKNKADALPDPTPRQRSNGKNGHTVEGTETTSRNRFRRKKTAKTAASKLQQEPKRTKWRRLKPRASQSS; this is encoded by the coding sequence TTGAAAACATTCAAAGAGATTGAATTGATCGCCCCAGTCCAAAGAGCACTGGTCGAAGAAAATTATGAAACCCCGACGCCTATCCAGGCGCAAACCATTCCCTCCGCACTCGAAGGACACGATATTCTGGGATGTGCGCAGACAGGAACGGGAAAAACAGCCGCTCTGGCCTTACCCATACTCAATCATCTGGGAAAAGAGAATCGCAAAGCCAAGCCCTATCGTCCACAGGCTCTGGTACTGGCCCCCACCCGGGAGCTGGCCATTCAGATCGGTGACAGTTTTGCCGCATACGGCAGACACCTCAAACTGCGCCACCTGCTGATTTATGGTGGTGTCAGCCAGAAAAACCAGGTCAAAGGCCTGAGTCGTGGCGCTCACATCGTAGTCGCTACGCCAGGACGTCTGCTGGACTTAATGAACCAGGGAGAAATCCATCTGGACCAGCTGGAACTTTTCGTCCTGGACGAAGCCGACCGCATGCTCGACATGGGCTTTCTGCCGGACCTGAAGAAGATTATCAGTCAACTGCCTGAAAAACGTCAGTCACTGTTCTTCTCAGCCACCCTGGCTCCCAAAATTAAGGAGTTGGCTCAACGCCTGCTGAAAAATCCAGTCAGTGTGAATGTCACTCCTCAAAAGACCAGTGTCAAAAAAATCCAGCAACAACTGATCTACGTGGAACGGAATGGAAAGCAGTCTCTGCTGCAAAATATCCTGGCCGACTCCGCTGTGGATCGAGCCCTGGTCTTCATGCGAACCAAGCGTACTGCCAACATGCTGTCAAAACGTCTCACGCAAATCGGCATCCGCTCATCTGCCATCCATGGCAATAAATCACAGTCGGCCCGCCAGCAGGCACTCGAGGCTTTCCGCAGCCGCAAAATCCAGGTGCTCGTTGCTACCGATGTCGCGGCCCGTGGCATCGATATCGAAGGCATCACTCACGTGATCAACTTCGATCTACCGGTTGAACCGGAAGCCTACGTGCATCGCATCGGCCGCACCGGACGCGCAGGGGCAGAGGGAATCGCCATCTCCTTCTGCAGTGATAACGAACGAGGCGAACTGCGGGCCATCGAAAAACTGATCGGCCACAAAGTTCCCGTCTCCAAAGAACACCGGGCTCCTCGTGCTCAGAAGAATAAAGCTGATGCCCTGCCAGACCCTACGCCCCGACAGCGGAGCAATGGTAAAAACGGACACACTGTGGAAGGAACAGAAACGACTTCGCGAAACCGCTTTCGACGCAAGAAAACAGCGAAGACAGCCGCGAGTAAACTACAACAGGAACCTAAACGCACAAAATGGCGTCGCCTGAAGCCGCGTGCCAGTCAATCAAGTTAG
- a CDS encoding cold-shock protein: MSEGTIKRLTDKGFGFIEDGTGKDVFFHSSSLSDTNYDELSEGQKVSFNIGQGPKGPRAENVRVL, from the coding sequence ATGTCAGAAGGAACCATCAAACGACTCACAGACAAAGGCTTTGGCTTCATTGAAGACGGCACAGGGAAAGATGTTTTCTTTCACAGCTCTTCACTGTCAGACACCAATTATGATGAGCTCTCAGAAGGTCAAAAGGTCTCGTTCAATATTGGACAGGGCCCCAAGGGACCACGCGCTGAAAACGTGCGTGTACTCTAA
- a CDS encoding H-X9-DG-CTERM domain-containing protein produces the protein MHALLADGAVRFISSNIDRGTFQNLGNKKDGQVLGEF, from the coding sequence GTGCATGCTCTGCTGGCCGATGGTGCCGTGCGGTTCATCTCTTCCAACATTGACCGCGGGACCTTCCAGAACCTCGGAAATAAAAAGGATGGTCAGGTATTAGGCGAGTTTTAA
- a CDS encoding ferrochelatase encodes MNNEYDAILVVSFGGPEGPDDVIPFLENVLRGKNVPRERMLEVAEHYQQFGGVSPINGQNRALIAALEQELAANGPQLPIYWGNRNWHPLLTDTLAQMKQDGIQRALGFFTSAFSSYSGCRQYREDIQQAQEAVGAGAPEVDKLRMFFNHPGFIEATLDRAREALAEIPEERREQATILFSAHSIPLAMAAGCRYETQLKDAAQLVSERLGTHPWHLVYQSRSGPPHQPWLEPDICDFITELGQQGEVQDVVIIPIGFVSDHMEVLFDLDTEAKQVGSEVGINVARAKTVGVHPRFITMIRELIEERIAGTADRPALGPLGPNHDVCPVDCCLRVTEIKR; translated from the coding sequence ATGAATAATGAATATGACGCGATTCTGGTAGTTTCCTTCGGGGGGCCGGAAGGGCCTGACGATGTGATTCCCTTTCTGGAAAATGTGCTCAGGGGCAAGAATGTCCCCCGGGAGCGGATGCTGGAAGTCGCGGAGCATTACCAGCAGTTCGGTGGAGTGAGTCCGATCAACGGGCAGAATCGGGCCCTGATCGCGGCACTTGAACAGGAACTGGCTGCGAACGGGCCGCAACTCCCCATCTACTGGGGAAACCGGAACTGGCATCCCCTGCTGACGGATACGCTGGCGCAGATGAAACAGGATGGCATTCAGCGGGCCCTGGGCTTTTTCACCTCGGCATTCAGCTCGTATTCGGGTTGTCGCCAGTACCGGGAAGACATCCAGCAGGCTCAGGAAGCGGTTGGAGCTGGGGCTCCCGAAGTCGATAAGCTGCGGATGTTCTTTAATCATCCCGGATTTATCGAGGCTACCCTTGATCGCGCCCGGGAAGCACTGGCCGAGATCCCGGAAGAACGCCGAGAGCAGGCGACAATTCTGTTTTCCGCTCACAGTATCCCCCTGGCGATGGCCGCGGGCTGTCGCTACGAAACCCAACTGAAGGACGCTGCTCAGCTGGTGAGTGAACGATTGGGAACGCACCCCTGGCATCTGGTATACCAGAGCCGCAGTGGTCCGCCTCATCAACCCTGGCTGGAACCCGATATCTGTGATTTTATCACCGAACTGGGGCAGCAGGGAGAGGTTCAGGATGTCGTCATTATTCCGATCGGCTTCGTTTCCGACCACATGGAGGTGCTGTTCGATCTGGACACAGAGGCGAAACAGGTCGGCAGTGAAGTCGGCATCAATGTCGCCCGGGCAAAAACAGTGGGAGTCCATCCCCGCTTTATCACCATGATTCGAGAATTGATCGAGGAACGCATCGCTGGCACTGCTGATCGTCCCGCCCTGGGACCATTGGGGCCGAACCATGATGTCTGTCCGGTGGACTGTTGTCTCAGGGTTACCGAAATCAAACGGTGA
- the msrA gene encoding peptide-methionine (S)-S-oxide reductase MsrA — MTFSQLPQLALVVLSIATLFTLLTACENSISKEDRPVAISEEQPESEVKMVAHEAADGLEVVTLGSGCFWCTEAVFRELKGVKSAVSGYSGGAVPNPTYKAVCTGTTGHAEVIQVTFDPEVIPFTDILKVFWETHDPTTLNRQGADVGTQYRSAVFYHNEKQKEEATAYKKQLDESGQFKSPIVTEITEFQKFYPAEDYHQDYFKLNPNQQYCQFVIRPKLEKFRSKFSEKLKSEENTKEKPE; from the coding sequence ATGACGTTTTCACAACTGCCTCAGCTGGCACTGGTTGTCTTATCGATTGCTACCCTCTTCACACTGCTCACCGCCTGTGAAAATTCCATCTCCAAAGAAGACCGCCCCGTAGCGATCTCCGAAGAACAGCCCGAATCGGAAGTAAAAATGGTCGCCCACGAAGCTGCAGACGGTCTGGAAGTCGTCACCCTCGGCTCAGGCTGCTTCTGGTGTACCGAGGCGGTTTTCCGCGAACTCAAAGGGGTCAAGTCTGCCGTCTCCGGCTACTCGGGAGGCGCGGTCCCCAACCCGACTTACAAAGCCGTCTGTACCGGCACCACCGGTCACGCAGAGGTCATTCAGGTCACCTTTGATCCTGAAGTGATCCCCTTCACAGACATCCTCAAAGTCTTCTGGGAAACACACGACCCGACCACGCTCAACCGCCAGGGAGCAGACGTGGGAACGCAGTATCGCTCCGCTGTCTTCTATCACAATGAGAAGCAGAAAGAAGAAGCGACCGCTTACAAGAAACAACTCGATGAATCAGGACAGTTCAAAAGTCCCATCGTCACTGAAATCACCGAGTTCCAGAAATTCTATCCCGCCGAAGACTACCATCAGGACTATTTCAAACTGAATCCCAACCAGCAGTACTGCCAGTTCGTGATCCGCCCCAAACTGGAAAAGTTTCGCAGCAAGTTCAGCGAGAAACTGAAATCCGAAGAGAACACCAAAGAGAAGCCAGAATAA
- a CDS encoding YqaE/Pmp3 family membrane protein: protein MYFLAVVIPPLAVLLAGKPFQFILNIILTLLFWLPGMIHAIMVVNEYKADQRNRLLVEAMSADKKKE, encoded by the coding sequence ATGTATTTTCTGGCAGTTGTGATTCCACCCCTCGCCGTCCTGCTGGCGGGGAAGCCTTTCCAGTTCATCTTGAACATCATTCTGACGCTGCTGTTCTGGCTGCCGGGAATGATTCATGCCATCATGGTGGTCAATGAATATAAAGCAGACCAGCGAAACCGACTGCTGGTCGAGGCGATGTCGGCAGATAAGAAGAAAGAGTGA